From Bradyrhizobium sp. 4:
AATGTCGCCGACCTCCCGGTGGAAGCGCTGCCACAGACCTGGAATGGCCGCGCCGTTGTCGCAGGAGATGCGCTCGTTGATGCCTGCGACGAGGAAGGCCTTTGTGGTTTCGAAGCGCGGGGTGGCGAGTTTGTCGGAGATGGTCGAGTCCATGAGGATCGGCTCCTGAAGCTTGAGATGGCCGGTGCATTGCGCGGCCCGCACCGCTTCCGGCGTGGTGCCAAACTGGTCGCGGAACGCGCGGGTGAATGCTTCGTGCGAGCCGTAATCGGCCTCCAGCGCCAGCGACAGGATGTCCGGCGCGCCGTTCGCAAGACTGCGCGCCGCTTCGCTCAGCCGCCGCGCGCGCACGTACCGCATCACCGGCAGGCCGGTCGCGGCAGCAAACGCGCGCACGATGTGGAACCGCGACACGCCGGATATCGCCGCGATCTCATCGAGCGTCATCGGCTCGGCCAGATGGCTCTCGACATACCAGAGCGCGCGCTGGGCTGGGTTCATGGCGTTTCTCGTTCGAAGCGCGACCATGGTGCACGGAAGTCCGCAGGCTTCGCTTGATCGGCGTTGCGGTCCCGCAAGATGATAACGCCGGAACAGCCACTGGCAACGTCCGGGCGTTCATGGCTACACTCGGGACGTCCTGGCAACCGCTCACGAGAAAGCAGGAGGAACTGCGTCATGAAGATCACCGATGTGCGGGCGCACCATATCCGCATCCCCTATGACGCCGGTGTCGCGAGCTTCCGTCAGGGCGCCTCCGCCATCACGGCCCTCGACATGGTGATGGTCGAGGTCACCACCGACGCCGGGTTGACCGGCTGGGGCGATGCCTTCGCCTATGTCTGCCCCCGCACCACGCGCAGTGCCGTGGAGGAAATGATCGCACCGCAGGCGCGGGGGCTGGAGGTTCCCGATGCTGCCGGCATTCCGGCGGTGATGGAGCAGATCCAGCGTAACCTGCATCTGTTCGGCCGATACGGCATCACCATGTTCGCGATCTCCGGGTTCGACATCGCGCTGTGGGACCTCGCCGCCAAGATCAAGAGCGTGCCGGTGCATCGCCTGCTCGGCGGCACCAGGCGCCCGGCCATTCCGGCCTATGCGAGCCTGTTGCGGATCGGCTCGCCCGACAACATCGCCGCCGAATGCAAGAAGGCGCTGGCGCTCGGCTACGGCGCCATCAAGCTGCACGAGACCACGGCGCCGGCGGTGTTTGCCGCGCGCGCGGCGATCGGGCCCGGCATTCCGCTGATGGTCGACATGAACTGCCCGCTGTCAGGCGAAGAGGCGATCGCGTTCGCCAGGACATGCCGGGACGCGCAGCCGATGTTCCTGGAGGAGCCGGTCTGGCCGCCGGAGGATTTTGCGGCGCTCGCCGAGGTCCGCAGCAAGGGCGGGCTCGGCGTCGCCGCCGGCGAGAACGCCTGCACGGAATATCAATTCCGCCAGATGATGGATGCGGGCGCGGTCAGCCACGCCCAGCCGTCGGTGATCAAGGTCGGCGGCATCACGGAATTCCTGAAGGTTGGGGCGCTCGCAGATCGGGTCGGCGTCAAGATCGTTCCGCACTCCCCGTATTTCGGCCCCGGCCTGCTGGCGACCTTGCATCTGCTGGCGGGGCGCGACGACGGCTTCGTCGAGATGTTTTACCTGAAGCGCGAGGCCTGCCTGTGGGGCGGCCGCGCCGATGTCGATGCCACCGGCCATGTCGCGGTGCCGACCGGACCTGGGCTCGGTTATGAGCCCGACCGCAGCGTGATGGAGCGATATCGCGTCGCCTGAGCGCGGCGCCTATTTCGCCGCATCCTTCGGCGGCGGCGCATCCTGTTTCTTCTTCACATCCTCAGCGGTCTTCGCCTGCGCGGCCTGGAGATCGCCGAGCATCTTCTGAAAGCCGGCCACGGTCGTCTTCAACGCGTCGATCTGGCGACCCGCGGCGTCCAGCTTCTGCTGGTGATCGAGGTTCAGCTTGGTGATCGTCTTCTGCAGGAAGTCGACGTTGCTCTGGAGGCAGCTGGTGCGGCGCTCCATGGTCTTCTCGACGGTGCAGATCTCGATGCCGGGCACGTCCTGCGCGCGGACCGGCGCAATCGCCAGCGTGGCGAGCAGTGACATCGCGAAACAGACGCCGGCGCTTCGAAGCAGCATGCAGGTTCCTCGTCAAATCAATCACGGCAATGTGCGCTTTTTGCACGCAGCCTGTCGAGGCTACCACACTCGCACCGCATTCTCGCGTTGAGCTTGCGCTGTTCCCTCAGACGGGGAGCGATGATCTGCACGCGGAGGAAATGGGCGCTCCTTCCGCGGCTTTGTTTAGGGGAGTTTTTGATGGCAACGCGCGACAGACGACTGGCGGAATTTGACGGCGCCGGAGAACCGCCGCCTGGCCTTGCAGTCGAAGTGCTGTGCGAGGACCACAGCGGGACTTATCAGCTGCCGTTCGCCTGCCGCTATGTCGAGGGACGCTGGCAGAACCACGCGGCCGGCGTCGCAGTCGAAGCAACCGTCATCGGCTGGCGCGTCCCGCGCATGAAGCATTCGGGCGTGGCCTGAGCACTGATTTCTGTCTCAAAATGCAACGGGGCCGCGTCCCGGCTTAACCTTCGGAACGCGGCCCGAACGAATCACGTCCGAATCAGCCGTAGGCCCCCGTACGCGCCTGTTCACGGCTAGATGTCGCAAGCAGCCAGCGCGCGCACACAATATCTGCGCAGCGCGTGAGCCAGCCCAGCCGGCCACGGGCGTCAAACGTTAACGGCTTCAATGACATGACTGCGGGGTGCGGCGGTTGGATGCTCGCTCCCAAAACAGGCAGATGGCACCCCGCCTGCCTAATATTCGACCTCGAGCTCCTCGATCTCGGCCGGCTCGTCCTTGGCCGCCGCGATCCATTCCTTCATCTCCGGCATGGCCATGATGGTATCGGCATAAGCCTGCTGCCGCGGATCGAGCTTGACGTTGTAGGTCACGAAGCGCGTCACCACCGGGGCGTACATCGCATCAGCCATGGTGCGGGTCTCGCCGAACAGGAAGGGCCCGCCCGATTTCTCCAGGCAGTCGCGCCAGATCGCCCAGACGCGATCGATGTCAGCCTGCGCGCGCGACCAGATCTTGAAGCCCGGGAAGTGCCCCTTCAGGTTGACCGGCAGCGACGCGCGCAAGGTGGTGAAGCCTGAATGGATTTCCCCACAAATCGAGCGGCAATGCGCGCGCTGAACGCGATCCGCGGGCAACAGCCCGGCATCCGGCATCGCCTCGTTGAGATATTCGGCGATCGCCAGCGTATCCCAGACGATCGCGCCGTCGTGCCGCAGGCACGGCACCAGGATCGAAGACGACAACAGCAGGATTTCGGCGCGCGCCGACGCGTCGTCCGGTGCGGTGACGATCTCCTCGAAATCGAGCCCGGAAAATTTCGTGAGCAGCCAGCCACGCAGCGACCAGGACGAATAGTTCTTGCTGCTGATGGTCAGTGTCGCCTTCGCCATGTGGCCTTCCCTCACGCCTGTGACTCGCACCCTGCCCGGACTCTGCGGGAGTGCGCACCGCCTGTGCTTCCCGCGAAAAGAGCAGCAAGCGACGTGCCAATCTTGAGGACGGCCCATCTCCGGATTGGCTCCGATATTGCATAGCAGCACGGGGACAGGTGGGCGTTTCAGTATGATGTC
This genomic window contains:
- a CDS encoding AraC family transcriptional regulator, translated to MNPAQRALWYVESHLAEPMTLDEIAAISGVSRFHIVRAFAAATGLPVMRYVRARRLSEAARSLANGAPDILSLALEADYGSHEAFTRAFRDQFGTTPEAVRAAQCTGHLKLQEPILMDSTISDKLATPRFETTKAFLVAGINERISCDNGAAIPGLWQRFHREVGDIPARVGPVAYGVCCNGDDAGNFDYIAGVEVGDFSELPRRFGRIRIPEQRYAVFTHADHVASIRRTVNAIWNQWLPASGLKAADAPNFERYDEKFDPATGNGGLEIWIPVRD
- a CDS encoding mandelate racemase/muconate lactonizing enzyme family protein encodes the protein MKITDVRAHHIRIPYDAGVASFRQGASAITALDMVMVEVTTDAGLTGWGDAFAYVCPRTTRSAVEEMIAPQARGLEVPDAAGIPAVMEQIQRNLHLFGRYGITMFAISGFDIALWDLAAKIKSVPVHRLLGGTRRPAIPAYASLLRIGSPDNIAAECKKALALGYGAIKLHETTAPAVFAARAAIGPGIPLMVDMNCPLSGEEAIAFARTCRDAQPMFLEEPVWPPEDFAALAEVRSKGGLGVAAGENACTEYQFRQMMDAGAVSHAQPSVIKVGGITEFLKVGALADRVGVKIVPHSPYFGPGLLATLHLLAGRDDGFVEMFYLKREACLWGGRADVDATGHVAVPTGPGLGYEPDRSVMERYRVA
- a CDS encoding glutathione S-transferase family protein, yielding MAKATLTISSKNYSSWSLRGWLLTKFSGLDFEEIVTAPDDASARAEILLLSSSILVPCLRHDGAIVWDTLAIAEYLNEAMPDAGLLPADRVQRAHCRSICGEIHSGFTTLRASLPVNLKGHFPGFKIWSRAQADIDRVWAIWRDCLEKSGGPFLFGETRTMADAMYAPVVTRFVTYNVKLDPRQQAYADTIMAMPEMKEWIAAAKDEPAEIEELEVEY